A genomic segment from Nicotiana sylvestris chromosome 1, ASM39365v2, whole genome shotgun sequence encodes:
- the LOC104227416 gene encoding protein DMP3-like encodes MDMSLRARSTISKQESTSSDASEIPLLPTNNNNGNNNNNLVPDSLERPLVPRLSISQRALETTANLANLLPTGTLLAFQLLIPIFTNNGSCDTATRPMTLILLALLAFSCFIACFTDSFKAPDGQIYYGLATFKGLWIFDYNAATASGVPNELNKYRVGFIDLVHAVLSVLVFVAVALRDKNVVSCYYPSPNHETKQVLDVVPIGIGVICSLLFVVFPTRRHGIGFPVTPDRR; translated from the coding sequence ATGGACATGTCTCTACGAGCTAGATCAACCATCTCTAAACAAGAATCGACATCGTCTGATGCATCCGAAATTCCATTACTCCCTACTAATAATAACAacggcaacaacaacaataatcttGTACCAGATTCTTTAGAACGGCCGCTAGTACCACGACTGTCAATTTCTCAGCGCGCCTTAGAAACCACCGCAAATTTAGCCAACCTACTTCCAACAGGAACCCTCTTAGCATTCCAACTTCTAATCCCAATTTTCACGAACAATGGCTCGTGTGACACAGCCACACGTCCCATGACATTAATCCTCCTTGCATTACTAGCCTTTTCTTGCTTTATAGCTTGTTTTACTGATAGCTTTAAAGCACCAGACGGACAAATTTACTATGGCTTAGCCACATTCAAAGGGTTGTGGATTTTCGATTACAACGCAGCAACAGCTTCAGGAGTTCCTAATGAATTGAACAAGTATAGAGTTGGGTTCATTGATTTAGTACATGCTGTGCTATCTGTTCTTGTATTTGTTGCAGTAGCTTTGAGAGATAAGAATGTGGTGAGTTGCTATTATCCAAGTCCAAATCATGAAACAAAACAGGTACTTGATGTGGTTCCTATTGGGATTGGGGTAATTTGTAGCTTGTTATTTGTGGTCTTTCCAACAAGGAGACATGGCATTGGCTTCCCTGTCACACCTGACAGacggtaa